In a single window of the Esox lucius isolate fEsoLuc1 chromosome 22, fEsoLuc1.pri, whole genome shotgun sequence genome:
- the LOC105020026 gene encoding SLIT and NTRK-like protein 5, which produces MHIWILKIILLIASSLSLVEMYDNYGEICSNLCTCEEKEGILTVSCENRGIVRLTEISPVHFSMYHLLLTGNLLKKLSLNDFINYTGATILHLGNNDISEVETGAFNGLQGLKRLHLNNNKIDILRDDTFVGLESLEYLQIDYNYITNIEPNALSKLHQLTVLILNDNLLSTLPTNIFRNVPLTHLDLRGNRLKIFPYIGLLEHMDKVVELQLEENLWNCSCELIALKAWLESISYTALVGEVVCETPFRLHGRDLDEVSKQELCPRRVIPEYEIHPPPPLSTNGYFQTTQASVTASATSSNAFKASSRPTKGTRQSNRTRSKPTSRIPSNSYNYGPIIAYQTKSPVPLDCPTTCTCNLQIADLGLNVNCQERKIENISDLKPKPYNPKKMYLTGNYIPVVRRSDFVEATGLDLLHLGNNRIALIHDRAFGDLTNLRRLYLNGNLIDRLTAEMFFGLQSLQYLYLEYNKIREIVGGTFRFVPNLQLLFLNNNLLKTLPGGIFTGLSLSRLNLRSNHFQNLPVSGVLDQLKLLVQIDLFENPWDCSCDVVGMKIWLEQLGAGTVVNEVKCETPRRHSGMDIRSIQSEQLCPDYSDVVVSLASTTGDPPSNRATTTEAYQRSDTPSSVVPLSVLILSLLLVFIMSVFVAAGLFVVVVKKRKKSQSDRTSANNSDVSSFNLQYSLYSSNRTAPKVKAPAGHMYEYIPHPMGHMCKNPIYRSREGNTVEDYRDLHELKVTYRSNAEEERDSNMRSPSYSVSTIEPREETSPVQDADHFFRGILEADKQSPSGNTLEYKYTGPVSYTYNPNFDVRRQFLHPERIRETVLYGTAPSTLYVEPNRNEYLELKAKLQVEPDYLEVLEKQTTFSQF; this is translated from the coding sequence ATGCATATCTGGATACTGAAAATAATCCTTCTGATCGCATCATCTCTGAGTCTGGTCGAGATGTACGACAATTATGGGGAGATCTGTAGCAATCTATGTACTTGTGAGGAGAAGGAAGGGATACTGACCGTGAGCTGCGAGAACAGAGGGATTGTAAGACTGACGGAAATTAGCCCAGTGCATTTTTCAATGTACCACCTTCTGCTTACAGGGAATCTCCTCAAGAAACTGTCCCTAAATGATTTCATCAACTATACTGGGGCGACGATATTGCATTTAGGGAACAATGATATCTCTGAAGTGGAAACGGGAGCTTTCAATGGACTCCAGGGATTAAAGAGATTGCACCTGAACAACAACAAGATAGACATCCTAAGGGATGATACCTTTGTGGgcttggagagtttggaataCCTTCAAATTGATTACAATTACATCACCAATATAGAGCCCAATGCCCTGAGCAAATTGCATCAGCTCACAGTCCTCATTTTGAATGACAATTTGCTCTCTACTCTGCCTACCAACATTTTTCGGAATGTGCCCTTAACTCACCTGGACCTCAGGGGCAATCGGTTGAAAATCTTTCCTTACATAGGGCTTCTGGAGCACATGGACAAAGTGGTGGAATTACAACTTGAGGAGAACCTGTGGAATTGCTCGTGTGAGCTAATCGCACTGAAAGCTTGGCTGGAAAGCATATCATACACTGCCTTAGTGGGGGAGGTGGTCTGCGAGACACCATTCAGGCTGCATGGTAGAGATCTGGATGAGGTCTCCAAACAGGAGTTGTGTCCCCGCAGGGTCATCCCCGAATACGAaatccaccccccacccccactaaGCACCAACGGGTATTTCCAAACCACGCAGGCTTCGGTGACGGCCTCAGCCACCTCGTCGAATGCTTTCAAGGCATCATCAAGGCCCACCAAGGGTACCCGCCAATCAAACCGAACCAGGTCAAAGCCCACCTCCCGGATTCCATCTAACTCCTACAACTATGGCCCCATCATTGCTTATCAGACCAAATCTCCTGTGCCTTTGGATTGCCCGACAACCTGTACTTGCAATCTGCAGATCGCTGATCTCGGACTAAACGTTAACTGCCAGGAAAGGAAGATTGAGAACATATCTGATCTTAAGCCCAAGCCATACAATCCCAAAAAAATGTACCTCACGGGGAATTACATTCCTGTGGTACGCAGATCTGATTTTGTGGAGGCTACTGGATTGGATTTGCTTCACCTAGGGAACAACAGGATAGCCCTCATCCACGACCGAGCTTTTGGGGATTTAACCAACCTGCGTAGGCTTTACTTAAATGGTAATCTAATTGACAGGCTTACTGCAGAGATGTTTTTCGGACTACAAAGTTTGCAGTATCTCTACTTAGAGTACAACAAAATCAGAGAGATTGTAGGAGGCACGTTTCGGTTCGTGCCAAACCTTCAGCTGCTTTTCCTCAACAATAACCTTCTGAAAACCTTACCAGGGGGCATCTTCACCGGCCTGTCCCTCTCTAGACTGAATCTTCGCAGTAACCATTTCCAGAACCTGCCCGTGAGCGGTGTGTTAGATCAACTGAAATTGCTGGTGCAGATAGACCTGTTTGAGAACCCGTGGGATTGCTCGTGTGACGTGGTAGGCATGAAGATATGGCTAGAGCAGCTCGGCGCAGGCACCGTTGTTAATGAGGTTAAGTGTGAGACCCCCAGACGGCACAGCGGCATGGATATCCGCTCTATTCAGTCCGAACAGCTGTGTCCAGACTACTCCGACGTGGTCGTCTCGTTGGCGTCCACCACCGGAGATCCACCATCGAACAGAGCCACCACCACGGAGGCCTACCAGAGGTCCGACACCCCGAGCAGCGTCGTGCCCCTGTCCGTGCTCATCCTCAGCCTGCTGCTCGTCTTCATCATGTCCGTCTTCGTGGCCGCCGGGCTGTTCGTGGTCGTGGTGAAGAAGCGCAAGAAGTCCCAGAGTGACCGGACCAGCGCCAACAACTCCGACGTGAGCTCGTTTAACTTGCAGTACAGCCTTTACAGCAGTAACCGGACCGCCCCCAAAGTCAAAGCCCCCGCCGGACACATGTATGAGTACATACCCCACCCTATGGGCCACATGTGCAAAAATCCGATTTACCGGTCCAGGGAGGGCAACACGGTGGAGGATTACCGTGACCTCCACGAGTTAAAGGTGACTTATAGGAGCAacgcagaggaggagagggacagcaaCATGAGGAGTCCCAGTTACAGCGTGAGCACCATTGAGCCTCGCGAGGAGACCTCCCCAGTGCAGGATGCGGACCACTTCTTCCGGGGCATCCTAGAGGCGGACAAGCAGTCCCCCTCAGGTAACACTCTAGAATACAAATACACTGGCCCGGTCTCGTATACGTACAACCCAAACTTTGACGTTAGACGCCAGTTCCTACACCCAGAGAGGATACGGGAAACTGTGCTCTACGGCACAGCGCCGAGCACTCTTTACGTTGAGCCGAACAGAAACGAATACTTGGAACTGAAAGCTAAACTTCAAGTCGAGCCGGACTACCTCGAAGTTCTTGAGAAACAGACCACGTTCAGTCAGTTTTGA